In one Streptomyces venezuelae genomic region, the following are encoded:
- a CDS encoding DUF2771 domain-containing protein, translated as MTSLLRGGAANVNSAARRRRTAAALGAVSAGLLVLSACDKPTPLATVTVGSDSVNTEASCYNDGKELEEAQIKSCLQDKDVKSVKIDPDEKVRFGVDPEMAEKGWTLLMNGQPLTEASKKTYVVIPGSVFFNQQYGGGGKKSTVSLLEGGKGSESKATGLWSFKFEKDS; from the coding sequence ATGACCTCCCTGCTCCGCGGCGGAGCCGCGAATGTGAACAGCGCGGCGCGCCGCCGCCGCACCGCGGCCGCTCTTGGCGCCGTCTCCGCCGGACTCCTCGTCCTCTCGGCCTGCGACAAGCCGACGCCGCTCGCCACCGTCACCGTCGGCAGCGACTCGGTGAACACCGAGGCCTCCTGCTACAACGACGGCAAGGAGCTCGAGGAGGCGCAGATCAAGTCCTGCCTCCAGGACAAGGACGTCAAGTCCGTGAAGATCGACCCGGACGAGAAGGTCCGCTTCGGCGTCGACCCGGAGATGGCCGAGAAGGGCTGGACGCTGCTGATGAACGGTCAGCCGCTGACCGAGGCCAGCAAGAAGACGTACGTCGTCATCCCGGGCAGCGTCTTCTTCAACCAGCAGTACGGCGGTGGCGGCAAGAAGTCGACCGTCAGCCTCCTCGAGGGCGGCAAGGGCTCGGAGTCCAAGGCGACGGGTCTGTGGTCGTTCAAGTTCGAGAAGGACTCCTGA
- a CDS encoding 1,4-dihydroxy-6-naphthoate synthase, producing MTTDGPESPAAPLDRPLRIAYSPCPNDTFVFDAWAHGRVPGAPALDVTFADIDITNGIAERAASAAETSDLDVLKVSYAVLPYVLDAYALLPCGGALGRGCGPLVLTREPGVDLTGKTVAVPSEKSTAYLLFRLWAADTLSGGGVGEIVVLPFDQIMPAVRDGKVDAGLVIHEARFTYQNYGLHCLADMGEHWESTTGLPIPLGAIIAKRSLGAERLRALADAARTSVRMAWDDPEASRAYVLEHAQEMDPAVADQHIGLYVNEFTADLGENGYAAVRGLLTRAAAEGLVPPLGPDALSFP from the coding sequence ATGACGACTGATGGCCCCGAGAGCCCCGCGGCCCCCCTCGACCGCCCGCTGCGCATCGCGTACTCGCCCTGCCCCAACGACACGTTCGTCTTCGACGCGTGGGCGCACGGCCGGGTGCCGGGCGCGCCCGCCCTCGACGTCACGTTCGCCGACATCGACATCACGAACGGCATCGCGGAGCGCGCCGCGTCCGCCGCCGAGACGTCCGACCTGGACGTCCTGAAGGTGTCGTACGCCGTGCTGCCGTACGTCCTCGACGCGTACGCGCTGCTGCCCTGCGGCGGCGCGCTCGGCCGTGGCTGCGGGCCCCTCGTCCTCACCCGTGAGCCGGGCGTCGACCTGACGGGCAAGACGGTCGCCGTGCCGAGCGAGAAGTCGACGGCGTACCTGCTCTTCCGCCTCTGGGCCGCGGACACGCTGTCCGGCGGCGGTGTCGGCGAGATCGTGGTGCTGCCCTTCGACCAGATCATGCCCGCGGTACGCGACGGCAAGGTCGACGCGGGCCTGGTCATCCACGAGGCGCGCTTCACGTACCAGAACTACGGTCTGCACTGCCTCGCCGACATGGGCGAGCACTGGGAGTCGACGACGGGTCTACCGATCCCGCTGGGCGCGATCATCGCGAAGCGGTCGCTGGGCGCGGAGCGGCTGCGCGCCCTCGCCGACGCCGCCCGCACCTCGGTCCGGATGGCGTGGGACGACCCGGAGGCCTCGCGCGCGTACGTCCTGGAGCACGCCCAGGAGATGGACCCGGCGGTGGCGGACCAGCACATCGGGCTGTACGTCAACGAGTTCACGGCCGACCTCGGCGAGAACGGCTACGCGGCGGTCCGCGGGCTGCTGACCCGCGCCGCGGCCGAGGGACTCGTACCGCCCCTCGGTCCGGACGCTCTGTCGTTTCCCTAG
- a CDS encoding FecCD family ABC transporter permease, with protein sequence MSVPVRRVTVLTAAVVALLLAVLLSLAVGARAIAPSAVLDALLHGGHGDSAEVIREMRVPRTVTGVLVGASLALAGTVLQGITRNPIADPGILGISQGASVAVVLAIAYAGVHTLTGYVWWAFAGAGLASVAVHAIASGGRGGATPVKLALGGAAINALLVSVTTGVLTTKASALDEFRFWQVGSLSGRDAEIVGRIWPFLLVGLLLVLSVARGLDALALGEDVAKGIGQNVAAVRIVGGLGATVLTGAGVAAAGPIAFIGLAVPHIARALIGADHRWVLPLAALIGPVMLLVSDTVGRIVFPPSEVPAGVMTALIGVPFLVTLVRRKAVAA encoded by the coding sequence ATGTCTGTGCCCGTCCGACGCGTCACCGTCCTGACGGCGGCCGTCGTGGCCCTGCTCCTCGCCGTCCTGCTGAGCCTCGCCGTGGGCGCCCGCGCCATCGCGCCGTCCGCCGTCCTCGACGCGCTGCTGCACGGCGGGCACGGCGACTCAGCCGAGGTGATACGCGAGATGCGGGTGCCCCGCACCGTCACCGGCGTACTCGTCGGCGCCTCCCTCGCACTGGCCGGCACCGTCCTGCAGGGCATCACCCGCAACCCCATCGCCGACCCCGGCATCCTCGGCATCAGCCAGGGCGCCTCCGTCGCCGTCGTCCTCGCCATCGCCTACGCCGGAGTCCACACCCTCACCGGATACGTCTGGTGGGCGTTCGCCGGCGCCGGGCTCGCCTCCGTCGCCGTCCACGCCATCGCGTCCGGCGGCCGGGGCGGCGCGACACCCGTGAAACTGGCGCTCGGCGGCGCCGCCATCAACGCCCTGCTCGTCTCCGTCACCACCGGCGTCCTCACCACCAAGGCGTCCGCGCTCGACGAGTTCCGGTTCTGGCAGGTCGGCTCGCTCTCCGGCCGCGACGCCGAGATCGTCGGCCGGATCTGGCCGTTCCTGCTCGTGGGCCTCCTGCTCGTCCTCTCCGTCGCCCGCGGCCTGGACGCGCTCGCGCTCGGCGAGGACGTCGCGAAGGGCATCGGCCAGAACGTCGCCGCGGTACGCATCGTCGGCGGACTCGGCGCGACCGTCCTCACCGGCGCGGGCGTGGCCGCCGCGGGCCCCATCGCCTTCATCGGCCTGGCCGTCCCGCACATCGCCCGCGCGCTCATCGGCGCCGACCACCGCTGGGTCCTGCCGCTCGCCGCGCTCATCGGGCCCGTGATGCTCCTGGTCTCCGACACCGTCGGGCGGATCGTCTTCCCGCCCAGCGAGGTGCCCGCCGGGGTGATGACCGCGCTCATCGGGGTGCCGTTCCTCGTGACGCTGGTCCGCCGCAAGGCGGTGGCGGCATGA
- a CDS encoding HAD family hydrolase translates to MSAHTLTVGFDLDMTLIDSRPGIKAAYQALSARTGTYVDADLAVTRLGPPLEEELRYWFPEEKIRETGDLYREIYTTHAIEPTLAMTGAREAVAAVHAHGGRAIVVTAKHEPNAKLHLSHLGIEADAVIGWLWAEAKAQALREHGATVYVGDHTGDVRGARTAGALSVAVATGPCDAAELRAAGADVVLGGLTEFPAWLDAYVAGQTVR, encoded by the coding sequence ATGAGTGCACACACGCTGACCGTCGGCTTCGACCTCGACATGACCCTGATCGACTCCCGGCCCGGTATCAAGGCCGCCTATCAGGCGCTTTCCGCGAGGACGGGGACGTACGTCGACGCCGACCTGGCGGTCACGCGGCTCGGCCCGCCGCTGGAGGAGGAGCTGAGGTACTGGTTCCCCGAGGAGAAGATCAGGGAGACGGGTGACCTCTACCGCGAGATCTACACCACACACGCCATCGAGCCGACCCTCGCGATGACCGGGGCCCGTGAGGCCGTGGCGGCGGTGCACGCGCACGGCGGGCGCGCGATCGTGGTGACGGCCAAGCACGAGCCCAACGCGAAGCTGCACCTGTCGCACCTCGGCATCGAGGCCGACGCCGTCATCGGCTGGCTGTGGGCGGAGGCGAAGGCGCAGGCGCTGCGCGAGCACGGCGCGACGGTGTACGTCGGGGACCACACCGGTGATGTACGCGGCGCGCGTACGGCGGGCGCGCTCTCCGTGGCGGTGGCGACCGGACCGTGCGACGCAGCGGAACTGCGCGCGGCGGGCGCCGACGTCGTCCTCGGCGGACTGACGGAGTTCCCGGCCTGGCTCGACGCGTACGTGGCGGGACAGACCGTCCGCTAG
- a CDS encoding ABC transporter ATP-binding protein: protein MTAARLSARALTLAYEDRTVVERLDLTIPDGKVTVIVGPNACGKSTTLRALGRLLKPRSGAVLLDGTSLATLPTKKIAQQIGLLPQTPVAPEAITVADLVARGRQPHQRWWQQWSDADERAVTEAMERTDVVSLAERPVDELSGGQRQRVWIAMALAQDTGLLLLDEPTTYLDISHQVEVLDLVRQLNHERGRTVVVVLHDLNQAARYADHLVAMKAGEVVAEGAPAKIVTEELVREVFGLECVVVPDPVTGSPLVVPGAPWSATAPPPLPPAPSRLTP, encoded by the coding sequence GTGACCGCCGCCCGCCTTTCGGCCCGCGCGCTGACCCTCGCCTACGAGGACCGCACGGTCGTCGAGCGCCTCGACCTCACCATCCCCGACGGCAAGGTCACCGTGATCGTCGGCCCCAACGCGTGCGGCAAGTCCACGACGCTGCGGGCCCTCGGCCGTCTCCTCAAGCCGAGGAGCGGCGCCGTCCTCCTCGACGGCACGTCCCTCGCCACGCTCCCCACCAAGAAGATCGCCCAGCAGATCGGGCTGCTCCCGCAGACCCCCGTGGCGCCCGAGGCGATCACTGTCGCCGACCTCGTGGCGCGCGGCCGCCAGCCCCACCAGCGCTGGTGGCAGCAGTGGTCCGACGCGGACGAGCGGGCGGTGACGGAGGCGATGGAACGCACCGACGTCGTCTCCCTCGCCGAACGCCCCGTCGACGAGCTGTCGGGCGGCCAGCGCCAGCGCGTGTGGATCGCGATGGCCCTCGCCCAGGACACCGGCCTGCTCCTCCTCGACGAGCCGACCACCTACCTGGACATCTCCCACCAGGTCGAAGTCCTCGACCTGGTGCGCCAGTTGAACCACGAACGCGGCCGCACGGTCGTGGTCGTCCTGCACGACCTGAACCAGGCGGCGCGCTACGCCGACCACCTCGTCGCCATGAAGGCGGGCGAGGTCGTCGCGGAGGGCGCGCCCGCGAAGATCGTCACCGAAGAGCTCGTGCGCGAGGTCTTCGGCCTGGAGTGCGTGGTGGTCCCGGACCCCGTGACCGGCTCCCCGCTGGTCGTCCCCGGGGCGCCGTGGTCCGCGACCGCTCCGCCCCCTCTCCCTCCTGCCCCCTCCCGCCTGACCCCATGA
- a CDS encoding futalosine hydrolase — MAGALTGAATGPSIDALAVGVGPAAAAAGTATALARAAAEGRPYGLVVSAGIGGGFPPDAPVGSLVVADEITVADLGAETPEGFAPVTELGFGAVTHRPPPSLVRETADACGAATGTVLTVSTVTGSAERAAALRLRHPRALAEAMEGFGVAEAAVLHGLPVMEIRAISNPVGPRDRAAWRIGDALSALSDAFGKFAPVLRSCTTHDD; from the coding sequence GTGGCCGGAGCGCTGACGGGGGCGGCGACCGGGCCGTCGATCGACGCTCTCGCCGTCGGCGTCGGCCCCGCGGCCGCCGCGGCGGGCACGGCTACCGCACTCGCCCGTGCCGCTGCCGAGGGTCGGCCCTACGGCCTCGTCGTGTCGGCCGGCATCGGCGGCGGCTTCCCGCCCGACGCGCCCGTCGGCTCCCTCGTCGTCGCCGACGAGATCACCGTCGCCGACCTGGGCGCCGAGACCCCGGAAGGGTTCGCGCCCGTCACCGAGCTCGGCTTCGGCGCGGTCACCCACCGCCCGCCGCCCTCCCTCGTACGGGAGACGGCCGACGCCTGCGGTGCCGCGACCGGCACCGTCCTCACCGTCTCCACCGTGACCGGCTCCGCCGAGCGCGCCGCCGCCCTGCGGCTGCGGCACCCCCGCGCCCTGGCCGAGGCCATGGAGGGTTTCGGCGTCGCCGAGGCCGCCGTGCTGCACGGCCTGCCCGTCATGGAGATCCGCGCGATCTCCAACCCCGTCGGCCCGCGCGACCGCGCCGCCTGGCGGATCGGCGACGCGCTGTCCGCGCTGAGCGACGCGTTCGGGAAGTTCGCGCCGGTACTGAGGAGTTGCACCACACATGACGACTGA
- a CDS encoding glycosyltransferase 87 family protein, with the protein MTTRSLTAARVLLAVSLAALAVLCVVQHVPMADTLVYRAEGAAVANGSDLYGFTVTEWELPATYPPFAAILFVPTTWLPLGALKTVFLVGNVALLLLLVRLSCKLAGRPAPAPFLCAATALALWLEPVFQTVLFGQINLALACLVLWDLTRPPGAVGKGFAVGVAAGIKLTPAVFVVFLLLRGRVREAAVACAGFAGTVLLGALVLPAASVDFWTRRVFETGRVGKAWIVDNQSLQGLVARLLHDAEPGAAWAVPAAVTAAVGLWLVRRAPDEPRALLLAAFTALLVSPISWSHHWVWCVPLLVVLIAEGRPRPAAAVAALFTARTFWLLPHDGALDLHLPWWQQALASPYALLALASAPMLSTYLSTRTEVPAPRRRVDSFHAPQDGPRDGSRDGAPPRVGRP; encoded by the coding sequence GTGACGACTCGTTCACTCACCGCGGCTCGCGTGCTGCTCGCGGTCTCCCTCGCCGCTCTGGCCGTCCTCTGCGTCGTCCAGCACGTCCCGATGGCCGACACCCTGGTCTACCGGGCCGAGGGCGCCGCCGTCGCCAACGGCAGCGACCTGTACGGGTTCACCGTCACCGAGTGGGAACTTCCCGCCACCTACCCGCCGTTCGCCGCGATCCTCTTCGTACCGACGACCTGGCTGCCCCTGGGCGCCCTGAAGACGGTCTTCCTCGTCGGCAACGTCGCCCTTCTCCTCCTCCTGGTCCGCCTCTCCTGCAAGCTGGCCGGCCGCCCCGCCCCCGCGCCGTTCCTGTGCGCCGCGACCGCCCTCGCCCTGTGGCTCGAACCCGTCTTCCAGACCGTCCTGTTCGGCCAGATCAACCTCGCGCTCGCCTGCCTGGTCCTGTGGGACCTCACCCGGCCGCCCGGCGCCGTCGGCAAGGGGTTCGCGGTCGGTGTCGCGGCCGGGATCAAGCTGACGCCCGCCGTGTTCGTCGTCTTTCTCCTGCTGCGGGGCCGCGTCCGCGAGGCGGCCGTCGCGTGCGCCGGGTTCGCCGGCACCGTGCTGCTCGGTGCGCTGGTGCTGCCCGCCGCGAGCGTCGACTTCTGGACGCGGCGGGTCTTCGAGACGGGCCGCGTCGGCAAGGCGTGGATCGTCGACAACCAGTCGCTCCAGGGCCTGGTCGCGCGCCTCCTGCACGACGCGGAGCCGGGCGCGGCCTGGGCGGTCCCCGCGGCCGTGACCGCCGCCGTCGGTCTCTGGCTGGTCCGCCGCGCCCCTGACGAGCCGCGCGCGCTGCTCCTCGCCGCGTTCACGGCCCTGCTGGTCTCCCCGATCAGCTGGTCGCACCACTGGGTGTGGTGCGTGCCGCTCCTGGTCGTCCTGATCGCGGAGGGCCGCCCGCGCCCGGCGGCGGCGGTGGCGGCCCTCTTCACGGCCCGCACGTTCTGGCTGCTCCCGCACGACGGCGCCCTGGACCTCCACCTGCCGTGGTGGCAGCAGGCGTTGGCTTCGCCGTACGCGCTGCTCGCCCTCGCGTCGGCGCCGATGTTGAGTACGTACCTGAGTACGCGGACCGAGGTGCCGGCCCCGCGCCGCCGGGTTGACTCGTTCCATGCACCCCAAGACGGACCCCGAGACGGCTCCCGCGACGGAGCCCCGCCACGAGTGGGCCGCCCGTAA
- a CDS encoding DUF2157 domain-containing protein — protein sequence MGIESDQLVYDYLSRVGDLAQQRQLPSGDRMRLVADLRNRIDRGRGGATGDNPASVRRILARLGTPEEVVEAAGGASGDVRSDVPGHTPGQAQGQAPDDVPAKLRALRVPKPRRTTKKAPEAAESPESSRIPDPRRPPDLPDLFEGAAPPHLAGIDELGPSGSQPDWWRVDSSPFGHADSVPGFVGGIEIPEILKPPSKAGPKKVREESDEDEEDGDEEEGEEESAYEEAVEEPGRRRWRLPGARAAVGTGPTFSNPLLLLAAALLTVGAVLGNLVVLGVGWLIAYASRRLTRAEVKFAVIGLPTLAVAAGITWLWGRGDGRWGDPIRDGHMSDAIGDTWPWVVRGAAVASALFLLWRSQRQRP from the coding sequence GTGGGGATCGAGAGCGATCAGCTGGTCTACGACTATCTGAGCCGGGTCGGAGACCTGGCCCAGCAGCGGCAGTTGCCGTCCGGCGACCGGATGCGGCTGGTCGCCGACCTGCGGAACCGGATCGACCGGGGCAGAGGCGGGGCCACCGGCGACAACCCCGCCTCCGTCCGCCGGATCCTCGCCCGCCTCGGCACCCCGGAAGAGGTCGTGGAGGCGGCGGGCGGCGCCTCCGGGGACGTACGGAGCGACGTGCCGGGACACACGCCGGGGCAGGCGCAGGGGCAGGCGCCGGACGACGTACCGGCGAAACTTCGCGCCCTGCGCGTACCGAAGCCCCGCCGCACCACGAAGAAGGCCCCGGAGGCTGCCGAGTCCCCCGAGTCATCGCGCATCCCCGACCCACGCCGCCCGCCCGACCTGCCGGACCTGTTCGAGGGCGCCGCGCCACCGCACCTCGCGGGCATCGACGAGCTCGGCCCCAGCGGCTCCCAGCCCGACTGGTGGCGCGTGGACAGCAGCCCGTTCGGCCACGCCGACAGCGTCCCCGGCTTCGTCGGGGGCATCGAGATCCCCGAGATCCTCAAGCCCCCGTCCAAGGCGGGCCCCAAGAAGGTCCGGGAAGAGTCGGACGAGGACGAGGAGGACGGCGACGAGGAGGAGGGCGAGGAAGAGTCCGCGTACGAGGAGGCGGTGGAGGAGCCTGGGCGGCGCAGGTGGCGGCTGCCGGGGGCGCGGGCCGCCGTCGGCACGGGGCCGACGTTCAGCAACCCGCTGCTCCTGCTCGCCGCCGCGCTCCTCACCGTCGGCGCGGTCCTCGGCAATCTCGTCGTCCTCGGCGTCGGCTGGCTCATCGCCTACGCCTCCCGCAGGCTCACCCGCGCCGAGGTGAAGTTCGCCGTGATCGGGCTGCCGACCCTCGCGGTGGCGGCCGGGATCACCTGGCTGTGGGGGCGCGGCGACGGGCGCTGGGGCGACCCGATCAGGGACGGGCACATGAGCGACGCCATCGGCGACACCTGGCCGTGGGTGGTGCGGGGGGCGGCCGTCGCCTCCGCGCTGTTCCTGCTGTGGAGGTCGCAGCGGCAACGGCCGTGA
- a CDS encoding cold-shock protein, whose translation MPTGKVKWFNSEKGFGFLSRDDGGDVFVHSSVLPAGVDTLKPGQRVEFGVVAGQRGDQALSVAILDPTPSVAAAQRRKPDELASIVQDLTTLLENITPMLEKGRYPDKASGAKIAGLLRAVADQLDV comes from the coding sequence GTGCCTACCGGCAAGGTCAAGTGGTTCAACAGCGAGAAGGGCTTCGGCTTTCTCTCCCGCGACGACGGCGGCGACGTCTTCGTGCATTCCTCAGTACTGCCCGCCGGCGTCGACACACTCAAGCCAGGCCAGCGCGTCGAATTCGGCGTGGTCGCGGGCCAACGCGGTGACCAGGCCCTTTCCGTGGCGATTCTCGATCCCACACCGTCGGTGGCGGCCGCGCAGCGGCGGAAACCCGATGAACTGGCCTCGATCGTCCAGGATTTGACGACGCTGCTGGAGAACATCACACCCATGCTGGAAAAGGGCCGCTACCCCGACAAGGCGTCCGGCGCGAAGATCGCGGGCCTCCTGCGGGCGGTCGCCGACCAGCTGGACGTGTAG
- a CDS encoding FecCD family ABC transporter permease — protein sequence MSAVAPARVRPAGYAVLRVRRAAFLVHRRAAAVAVVLALLLAASCLAYLCVGESFVHPVEALKVVLGQPSADALVVGTLREPRMVVGLLVGAAFGVAGALIQTVARNPLASPDIIGISHGASALTVGALTLGVTSYTVLPYLSVLGGIAAAALVYVFAWRGGLHAGRFVLIGIGFAIALRSVTTLFMTKGDYLVAQQAQIWMTGSLNGRGWHEANPLALTLLVLFPFVLWAARAQRAVGLDDDTATALGTRLGHARLGLVLLGVVLASVATGAAGPVDFVALLAPQTARRLTRTAQLPLLCSALLGALIVVLADLLARRLFSPTELPVGVLTAAVGAPYLIWLIVRGRSVRSAHSVRSVRSGGTS from the coding sequence ATGAGCGCCGTCGCCCCGGCCCGGGTCCGGCCCGCCGGGTACGCGGTGCTGCGCGTGCGCCGCGCCGCGTTCCTCGTGCACCGCAGGGCCGCCGCCGTCGCCGTGGTCCTCGCCCTGCTGCTCGCGGCGAGCTGTCTCGCGTACCTCTGTGTCGGCGAGTCCTTCGTCCACCCCGTCGAGGCCCTGAAGGTCGTGCTCGGGCAGCCCTCCGCCGACGCGCTCGTCGTGGGCACGCTGCGCGAACCCCGCATGGTCGTCGGGCTGTTGGTCGGCGCCGCGTTCGGGGTGGCCGGCGCGCTCATCCAGACCGTCGCCCGCAACCCGCTCGCCAGCCCCGACATCATCGGCATCAGCCACGGCGCGAGCGCGCTGACCGTCGGCGCGCTGACCCTCGGCGTCACCTCGTACACCGTCCTGCCCTACCTGTCCGTGCTCGGCGGGATCGCCGCGGCGGCCCTCGTGTACGTCTTCGCGTGGCGCGGCGGACTGCACGCCGGCCGCTTCGTCCTCATCGGCATCGGCTTCGCCATCGCCCTGCGCTCGGTGACGACGCTCTTCATGACCAAGGGCGACTACCTCGTCGCCCAGCAGGCGCAGATCTGGATGACGGGCTCCCTGAACGGCCGCGGCTGGCACGAGGCGAACCCGCTCGCCCTCACCCTGCTCGTCCTGTTCCCCTTCGTCCTGTGGGCGGCCCGCGCCCAGCGCGCGGTCGGCCTGGACGACGACACGGCGACGGCCCTCGGCACGCGCCTCGGCCACGCGCGCCTCGGGCTCGTCCTGCTCGGCGTCGTCCTCGCCTCGGTGGCCACCGGCGCCGCGGGCCCCGTCGACTTCGTGGCGCTCCTCGCCCCGCAGACCGCCCGCAGACTGACCCGCACCGCGCAGCTCCCGCTGCTCTGCTCCGCGCTGCTCGGCGCGCTGATCGTCGTCCTCGCCGACCTGCTGGCCCGGCGGCTGTTCTCCCCCACCGAGCTGCCCGTCGGCGTCCTCACCGCGGCCGTCGGAGCGCCCTATCTGATCTGGCTCATCGTCCGCGGCCGCTCCGTACGCTCCGCCCACTCCGTACGCTCCGTCCGCTCTGGAGGCACGTCGTGA
- a CDS encoding ABC transporter substrate-binding protein, whose protein sequence is MPRSRAPIHRRALLTGSLALTGTLALTACGSSDSGDTAAGSGGTHTVKTAMGDVKVPVNPRRVVVLDTAELDSAITLGVKPVGSTHVEASSGFLGYLPKDEVSGIKDVGEMMTPNMEAIAALKPDLILTSKIRHAAKYDQLKAIAPTVMTETTGYPWKENFQVHADALGKRAEAKKVVADYTAHTRKVTKAIGGPAKAEQTKVNVLRFIEGADIRLYGDRSYIATLLKDVGLGRAPISAKAKDGFSYDLSPEKIDLADTDVIFRSTYGDPKKSKETQTVGSGLWKNMKAVKSGNVHTVDDELWIQGIGYTAADRILDEMQADLTKKR, encoded by the coding sequence ATGCCCCGTTCCCGCGCCCCCATCCACCGCCGCGCGCTGCTCACCGGCTCGCTGGCCCTCACCGGCACGCTCGCGCTGACCGCCTGCGGCTCGTCGGACTCCGGCGACACGGCCGCGGGCTCCGGCGGGACCCACACGGTGAAGACGGCCATGGGCGACGTGAAAGTGCCCGTGAACCCGCGCCGCGTCGTCGTCCTCGACACCGCCGAACTGGACTCCGCGATCACCCTCGGCGTGAAACCGGTCGGCTCCACGCACGTCGAGGCGTCGTCCGGGTTCCTGGGCTACCTGCCGAAGGACGAGGTCAGCGGCATCAAGGACGTCGGCGAGATGATGACGCCCAACATGGAGGCCATCGCCGCGCTGAAGCCCGACCTCATCCTGACGTCGAAGATCCGGCACGCCGCCAAGTACGACCAGCTGAAGGCGATCGCGCCGACCGTCATGACGGAGACGACCGGCTACCCCTGGAAGGAGAACTTCCAGGTGCACGCCGACGCGCTCGGCAAGCGGGCCGAGGCGAAGAAGGTCGTCGCCGACTACACGGCACACACGCGGAAGGTCACCAAGGCCATCGGCGGCCCCGCGAAGGCCGAACAGACGAAGGTCAACGTGCTGCGCTTCATCGAGGGCGCCGACATCCGCCTCTACGGCGACCGGAGCTACATCGCCACCCTCCTCAAGGACGTCGGCCTCGGCCGCGCCCCGATCTCCGCGAAGGCCAAGGACGGCTTCTCCTACGACCTGTCCCCCGAGAAGATCGACCTCGCGGACACGGACGTCATCTTCCGCTCCACGTACGGCGATCCGAAGAAGTCCAAGGAGACGCAGACCGTGGGCAGCGGCCTGTGGAAGAACATGAAGGCGGTGAAGTCCGGCAACGTCCACACCGTCGACGACGAGCTGTGGATCCAGGGCATCGGCTACACCGCGGCGGACCGCATCCTGGACGAGATGCAGGCCGACCTGACGAAGAAGCGGTAG